One genomic region from Bufo bufo chromosome 3, aBufBuf1.1, whole genome shotgun sequence encodes:
- the MRPL43 gene encoding 39S ribosomal protein L43, mitochondrial, translating to MTARGSPSRFLQSVLQNGVGRYVCQLKRLTLIFSKDAQPSRGAREYIEEKAVDFAKQNPGIVVYISPKPCRVPKLVAEYLNGSIREEAINSKTAEEIAQLIQKMASQSGLDIIRIRKPCHTDNPSIQGQWHPFTNMPTSISLQSFGAASQQTDSP from the exons ATGACAGCCAGGGGGTCTCCCAGCCGCTTCCTGCAGAGCGTGCTGCAAAATGGCGTGGGGAGATACGTGTGCCAGCTCAAGAGGCTCACCCTGATCTTCAGTAAGGACGCGCAGCCCTCCCGGGGAGCCAG GGAGTacattgaagagaaggcagttgaCTTTGCCAAGCAGAATCCTGGGATTGTTGTGTACATCAGTCCCAAGCCGTGCAGAGTCCCCAAACTGGTGGCGGAGTATT TGAATGGAAGCATCAGAGAAGAAGCCATTAACAGCAAGACTGCTGAGGAAATAGCACAACTCATACAGAAAATGGCCAGCCAATCTGGTCTGGATATCATCCGGATACGCAAACCCTGCCACACAGACAACCCGAGCATTCAGGGACAGTGGCACCCTTTTACCAACATGCCAACCTCTATCAGTCTTCAGTCTTTTGGTGCCGCCAGCCAACAGACGGACTCTCCATGA